Proteins from a single region of Platichthys flesus chromosome 16, fPlaFle2.1, whole genome shotgun sequence:
- the LOC133971498 gene encoding transcription factor Sox-8, translating to MLKMTEEHDKCGSDHPCSPSGTNSSMSQDESDSDAPFSPTGSDGQGSLLAGLGKKLDSEDDDRFPACIRDAVSQVLKGYDWSLVPMPVRGNGSLKSKPHVKRPMNAFMVWAQAARRKLADQYPHLHNAELSKTLGKLWRLLSESEKRPFVDEAERLRVQHKKDHPDYKYQPRRRKNVKPGQSDSDSGAELAHHMYKAEPGMGGLAGMTDGHHPPEHAGQPHGPPTPPTTPKTDLHHGVKQDLKHEGRRHVDSSRQNIDFSNVDISELSTDVISNMETFDVHEFDQYLLLNGHTSGSSGLPADHSHGQAPAPGSSYTSSYSHAGANGSAWSRKSAMSSSSSSSEVGQHRLHIKTEQLSPSHYSEHSHGSPSHAEYASYSSQACVTSAASAASAAASFSSSQCDYTDLQGSNYYNPYSGYPSSLYQYPYFHSSRRPYGSPILNSLTMAPAHSPTASSWDQPVYTTLSRP from the exons ATGTTAAAAATGACGGAGGAGCATGACAAGTGTGGGAGCGACCATCCCTGCAGTCCGTCAGGCACCAACAGCTCCATGTCTCAGGACGAGTCCGACTCTGACGCGCCGTTCTCCCCGACGGGATCCGACGGCCAGGGGTCCCTGCTCGCCGGCCTGGGCAAGAAGCTGGACTCCGAGGATGACGACCGGTTTCCGGCGTGCATACGGGACGCGGTTTCTCAGGTGCTCAAGGGATACGACTGGTCCCTGGTGCCGATGCCCGTGCGAGGGAACGGATCTCTGAAGAGCAAGCCCCACGTCAAGAGACCCATGAACGCGTTCATGGTTTGGGCGCAGGCGGCCCGCAGGAAGCTGGCGGACCAGTACCCGCACCTGCACAACGCCGAGCTCAGCAAGACGCTGGGGAAACTGTGGCG CTTGCTCTCAGAGAGTGAGAAGAGGCCGTTTGTAGACGAGGCAGAGAGGCTCCGGGTTCAGCACAAGAAAGATCATCCAGACTACAAGTACCAGCCTCGGCGACGGAAGAATGTGAAACCGGGCCAGAGCGACTCGGACTCAGGAGCAGAGCTGGCACATCACATGTACAAAGCTGAACCGGGGATGGGAGGACTGGCAGGGATGACCGACGGGCACCACCCCCCTGAGCATGCAG GGCAGCCCCACGGCCCCCCAACACCGCCCACTACTCCCAAGACAGATCTGCACCACGGGGTGAAGCAGGATCTGAAGCACGAGGGCCGACGCCATGTCGACAGCAGCAGGCAAAACATCGACTTCAGCAACGTGGACATCTCTGAGCTCAGCACCGACGTCATCAGCAACATGGAGACCTTTGACGTGCACGAGTTCGACCAGTACCTCCTGCTCAACGGCCACACCTCGGGCTCCTCCGGCCTGCCCGCAGACCACAGCCACGGGCAGGCCCCGGCACCCGGCAGCTCTTACACTTCCTCATACAGCCACGCAGGCGCCAACGGGTCCGCGTGGAGTCGCAAGAGCgccatgtcctcctcctcctcctccagcgagGTGGGCCAGCACCGACTCCATATTAAAACGGAGCAACTGAGCCCCAGCCACTACAGCGAGCACTCCCACGGGTCCCCCTCACACGCCGAGTACGCCTCCTACAGCAGCCAGGCCTGTGTCACTTCAGCCGCGTCAGCTGCCTCGGCCGCggcctccttctccagctcccaGTGTGACTATACTGACCTCCAGGGCTCCAACTATTACAACCCTTACTCCGGCTACCCCTCCAGCCTCTACCAGTACCCGTACTTCCACTCCTCCAGGCGGCCCTACGGCAGCCCCATCCTCAACAGTCTGACCATGGCTCCCGCCCACAGCCCCACCGCCTCCAGCTGGGACCAGCCCGTCTACACCACGCTGTCGCGGCCTTAA